A single genomic interval of Mucilaginibacter robiniae harbors:
- a CDS encoding IS1182 family transposase yields the protein MGGKIVFKEYDPDQLTFLPYKLEELVPTGHPVRIVKQVVDTVDVKPINRKYKGGGASSFHPRLMLKLLVYGYLTNTYSSRKLEEQAAQNVHFMWLLGMKKPDHNTINRFRSEKLSGVLKQIFSQIVLLLEQEGIVSLKEAVFTDGTKIESAANKYTFVWGKNIKANKDKMKAQLDELWGYAQSIAAEELKDTAPLEYSEINPEKVKETISKINAALDDKEDVDKKVKQKLNYAKKHWPESLARYDEQEKLLAGRNSMSKTDPDATFMRMKEDHMLNGQLKPAYNLQISTQEQFILNYTLHQTSTDYQTLSSHIEQYQALYKDLPKAIVADAGYGSDENYGVLARKGIEAYIKYNTFDKEQKDGIKAFSNDSLHYNEAENYLVCPIGQWMAHIGNGQRVTSSGFVQLISRYRAQNCEGCPMRGVCHTTQGNRVVEINHSLRQHKQAAKERLNTEQGINLRKRRPADVEPVFAQLKHNHGFRRFLLKGMSKAEVEIGLLSIAHNLRKWKT from the coding sequence ATGGGAGGCAAGATAGTCTTTAAGGAATATGATCCAGACCAGTTAACGTTTTTACCGTACAAACTGGAGGAACTGGTACCGACAGGTCATCCGGTCCGTATCGTTAAACAGGTCGTGGACACGGTAGATGTCAAACCGATCAACCGGAAGTACAAAGGCGGCGGGGCGTCAAGTTTCCATCCCCGGCTGATGCTGAAGCTGCTGGTTTACGGCTATCTGACCAATACTTATTCCTCACGCAAACTGGAAGAACAGGCGGCACAGAACGTACACTTCATGTGGCTTTTAGGGATGAAAAAGCCCGACCACAACACCATCAACCGTTTTCGCAGCGAGAAGTTGTCAGGCGTCTTAAAGCAGATCTTCTCACAAATCGTGTTGCTGCTCGAGCAGGAAGGTATCGTATCCTTGAAAGAAGCCGTTTTTACTGATGGTACCAAGATCGAATCAGCGGCGAACAAGTACACCTTCGTATGGGGCAAAAACATCAAGGCGAATAAAGATAAGATGAAAGCCCAGCTTGATGAACTGTGGGGTTATGCGCAAAGCATTGCCGCCGAAGAACTAAAAGATACAGCGCCCTTGGAATATAGTGAGATCAACCCGGAGAAAGTAAAGGAAACCATCTCAAAGATCAATGCAGCCTTAGATGATAAAGAAGACGTAGACAAAAAAGTAAAGCAAAAGCTGAACTACGCAAAGAAGCACTGGCCGGAGAGCCTGGCACGGTATGACGAGCAGGAAAAGTTATTAGCCGGCCGTAACAGCATGTCAAAGACCGACCCGGATGCCACCTTCATGCGGATGAAGGAAGACCATATGCTGAACGGACAACTTAAGCCGGCCTATAACCTGCAGATATCCACCCAGGAGCAATTCATCCTTAATTATACCCTGCATCAAACCTCAACCGATTACCAAACCTTGTCTTCCCATATTGAACAATACCAAGCCTTATATAAAGACCTGCCCAAAGCCATTGTTGCCGACGCCGGCTACGGATCGGATGAGAACTACGGTGTGTTAGCGCGAAAAGGCATTGAGGCTTACATCAAATACAATACGTTCGATAAGGAACAAAAGGACGGTATCAAAGCGTTCAGTAACGACAGCCTGCATTATAACGAAGCGGAGAATTACCTTGTTTGTCCGATAGGTCAATGGATGGCGCATATCGGTAACGGTCAGCGAGTCACTTCATCTGGTTTTGTACAACTGATCAGCCGTTACCGTGCCCAGAACTGTGAAGGTTGCCCGATGCGTGGTGTTTGCCATACTACACAGGGTAACCGGGTCGTTGAGATCAACCACAGCCTAAGACAACATAAACAGGCAGCCAAAGAACGGTTGAATACAGAACAGGGTATCAACCTCAGGAAACGAAGGCCGGCCGATGTGGAACCGGTATTCGCCCAATTAAAGCATAACCATGGCTTCAGACGATTCCTGCTGAAAGGGATGTCCAAGGCCGAGGTCGAAATCGGCTTATTATCCATCGCACATAACCTAAGAAAATGGAAAACCTGA
- the tilS gene encoding tRNA lysidine(34) synthetase TilS yields the protein MLPVQRFTHFIQQNQLFTPDSRILAAVSGGMDSVLMAHLLKAAGYTFGLAHCNFQLRGANADADQQFCQQLATELQVPFHTTNFDTITYVQQHKVSVQMAARELRYAWFEKIRQLHQYDVVALAHHQNDTIETILLNLTRGTGIAGLHGILALNGRLVRPLLFLTRTEIDTLIQQNQFAYREDSSNSSVKYARNKLRHEVIPRLKELNPNLEQTFERNQRHFTELEQLLNQQVEEYRKKLFTEIDGDLQINLAAIQQLHPQHLLLFNLLKPYGFTESVIDDLISVLGKHSGRTFASPTHTLLLDRDRLILTVKIHQPTQYTSITVQDSYVSSGNYTLHITHSDKVETVSRNLMIAAVDTSLLIYPLIIRTWQQGDLFIPLGMNTHKKLSDFFIHQKVPLYQKTKIPLLINGNGDIIWVSGYRLDNRYKITADTQKVTIFELSKS from the coding sequence ATGCTGCCGGTTCAACGCTTTACTCACTTTATACAGCAAAATCAGCTGTTTACTCCCGATAGCCGCATACTAGCAGCCGTAAGCGGCGGTATGGATTCAGTACTGATGGCACATCTGCTTAAAGCAGCGGGGTACACATTTGGTTTGGCTCACTGTAATTTTCAGCTACGCGGAGCCAATGCTGATGCTGACCAGCAATTTTGCCAACAACTGGCTACTGAGCTGCAAGTACCTTTCCACACCACAAATTTTGATACCATTACTTATGTACAGCAACATAAAGTATCGGTACAGATGGCAGCCCGAGAGTTACGCTATGCCTGGTTTGAAAAAATCAGGCAACTTCATCAATATGACGTAGTTGCGCTAGCTCATCACCAGAACGACACAATTGAAACAATATTGCTAAACCTAACCCGTGGTACCGGTATTGCCGGCTTACACGGTATCTTAGCCCTTAACGGACGGTTGGTAAGGCCACTCTTATTTTTAACCCGCACCGAGATTGATACGTTAATACAGCAAAATCAGTTTGCTTATCGGGAAGATAGTTCAAACAGTTCGGTAAAATATGCCCGCAACAAACTACGGCACGAAGTAATACCTAGGTTGAAAGAGTTAAACCCCAACCTGGAGCAAACCTTTGAACGGAACCAACGCCATTTTACAGAACTGGAACAATTACTTAATCAACAAGTTGAGGAGTACCGAAAGAAGCTTTTTACAGAAATAGATGGTGATCTACAGATCAACCTGGCAGCTATTCAGCAGTTACATCCACAACATTTATTATTATTTAATTTGTTAAAGCCTTATGGTTTTACAGAATCTGTGATAGATGATTTAATTTCCGTTTTAGGCAAGCATTCAGGTCGAACATTTGCATCCCCTACCCATACCTTGCTGCTCGATCGTGATCGGTTGATTCTTACCGTTAAAATACATCAACCTACACAATACACCAGCATTACAGTACAGGATAGCTACGTTAGCTCCGGTAATTACACCTTGCATATAACTCATAGTGATAAAGTAGAAACTGTTAGCCGCAACCTCATGATTGCTGCAGTTGATACTAGTTTATTAATTTATCCACTAATAATACGCACCTGGCAACAAGGAGATCTTTTTATACCCCTGGGTATGAATACTCATAAAAAGCTAAGCGACTTTTTTATTCATCAAAAAGTGCCTTTATATCAAAAAACCAAAATTCCTTTGCTAATAAATGGTAATGGTGATATCATTTGGGTAAGTGGCTATCGGTTGGATAACCGCTACAAAATAACAGCCGATACCCAAAAAGTTACTATATTCGAACTATCGAAATCATGA
- a CDS encoding thioredoxin family protein, which translates to MMRVLFKILMCWCLFSSWALVGCAQEQPPKKDKQINFIEDAWPEALKKAAAQNKYVFVDAYATWCGPCKMLKATTFKNNKAAAFFNQNFINVSIDMEKGLGPQLAQQWQIQAYPTLIIFNAQGKPVLGTVGYLGAQDLMRFGQQALDKDKGI; encoded by the coding sequence ATGATGAGAGTTTTATTTAAAATATTAATGTGTTGGTGCTTGTTCAGCAGTTGGGCTTTAGTTGGATGTGCCCAAGAACAGCCACCCAAAAAAGACAAGCAAATAAATTTTATTGAGGATGCCTGGCCCGAGGCCTTGAAAAAAGCTGCTGCGCAGAACAAATACGTTTTTGTAGATGCTTATGCTACTTGGTGTGGCCCCTGCAAAATGTTAAAAGCTACTACTTTTAAAAACAATAAAGCTGCTGCATTTTTCAACCAAAACTTCATTAACGTATCTATAGATATGGAAAAAGGATTAGGCCCACAATTAGCACAACAGTGGCAAATACAAGCTTATCCTACACTAATTATTTTTAATGCACAAGGCAAACCCGTTTTAGGTACAGTAGGTTATTTGGGCGCTCAGGATTTAATGCGGTTCGGGCAACAAGCTTTAGATAAGGACAAAGGCATTTAA
- a CDS encoding DUF6600 domain-containing protein, whose protein sequence is MRKLIHYIGLCSIAFTFLLALPHCAKAQSDDEITFQEFYDQLQPYGTWIDDPDYGSVWVPDVDQDFRPYATNGHWVMTDYGNTWVSDYPWGWATFHYGRWRFDDYYGWEWIPDTEWAPAWVNWRSGDGYYGWAPLGPNDNTDGAYGGYNSYDTPDSYWVFAPQAYINDPGIYNYYVPRARVITIFRNSSAINNYYSYSNRRYLGGPGLADMQRFSHNRIQIYHINSMNRPSRAFFDNNRLNLYRPMVRRSGDARPERVVDAAAYRNNNPNYRIANRNMGFGINPTNSDRLANIARSNDASNRNMVRINNGNRDYNRQPNNNNNFNRPNNGNNSQGGFNNGDRFNNQPSRSGFDRNQQQNGQQPNQSFGQQQRQQIDQQRMQQRSQQWQQRQQQSDQQRQQQGDQQRQFNQQQFDQQRQQQQNQQQQADQQRQQQDQQRNQQQQADQQRQQQWRQQADQQRRQWQDQQRQQQNSQQQQNQQQQNQQQLDQQRQQMMQQRQQQWQQRQQQWQQQNQQQQNNQQQRQQFDQQRQQQMQQQNQQQQQMRQQQWQQQQQQRQQHMQQRQQQNQQQQQNPQRQQQQRPPQEQHP, encoded by the coding sequence ATGAGAAAGCTAATTCACTATATCGGCTTGTGCAGTATAGCATTTACCTTCCTGCTGGCACTCCCTCATTGCGCTAAAGCTCAGAGCGATGATGAAATAACATTTCAGGAATTTTACGACCAATTACAGCCTTATGGTACTTGGATAGATGACCCTGATTATGGCAGCGTATGGGTGCCCGACGTAGATCAGGATTTCAGGCCTTATGCCACCAATGGGCATTGGGTAATGACCGATTATGGTAACACTTGGGTATCTGACTACCCATGGGGCTGGGCTACCTTCCATTATGGCCGCTGGCGATTTGATGACTATTACGGATGGGAATGGATACCCGATACCGAATGGGCACCGGCTTGGGTAAACTGGCGCAGTGGTGATGGCTACTACGGTTGGGCTCCACTAGGCCCTAATGATAACACTGATGGCGCTTATGGTGGTTATAATAGCTATGATACACCCGATAGCTATTGGGTGTTTGCACCACAAGCATACATTAACGACCCGGGTATTTACAACTATTATGTACCACGTGCCAGGGTAATAACTATTTTCAGGAACTCCAGCGCAATTAATAATTATTACAGTTATAGTAACCGCCGGTATTTAGGTGGGCCAGGTTTAGCTGATATGCAACGGTTTAGCCACAATCGTATACAGATATATCACATCAATAGTATGAACCGACCATCCCGTGCATTTTTCGATAACAACCGGCTGAACTTATACCGTCCTATGGTGAGGCGCTCAGGCGATGCTCGTCCAGAACGTGTGGTTGATGCCGCAGCATACCGTAACAATAACCCGAACTACCGCATTGCCAATCGCAACATGGGTTTTGGTATTAACCCAACCAATAGCGATAGGTTAGCTAATATTGCCCGCAGCAATGATGCTTCAAATCGTAACATGGTACGCATCAACAATGGCAATCGTGATTATAACCGCCAACCAAATAACAATAATAATTTTAACCGGCCTAATAACGGCAACAATAGCCAGGGTGGTTTTAATAACGGTGATCGATTTAACAATCAGCCTAGCCGCAGTGGCTTCGACCGCAATCAGCAACAAAATGGGCAGCAGCCTAATCAATCATTTGGGCAACAACAGCGGCAGCAAATAGATCAGCAGAGAATGCAACAAAGGAGTCAGCAATGGCAGCAGCGGCAGCAACAGTCAGATCAGCAACGCCAACAACAAGGCGATCAGCAGCGGCAGTTTAATCAACAACAGTTTGACCAGCAACGGCAACAGCAACAAAATCAGCAGCAGCAAGCTGATCAACAGCGCCAGCAGCAAGACCAACAACGAAATCAACAGCAGCAAGCTGATCAGCAGCGTCAACAACAATGGCGTCAACAAGCTGACCAGCAACGCCGACAATGGCAAGATCAACAACGTCAGCAGCAAAATTCACAGCAACAACAAAATCAACAGCAGCAGAACCAGCAACAACTTGATCAGCAACGCCAGCAAATGATGCAGCAAAGGCAGCAACAATGGCAACAGCGTCAGCAGCAGTGGCAGCAACAAAACCAACAACAACAAAACAACCAACAGCAACGTCAACAATTTGATCAACAACGCCAGCAGCAGATGCAACAGCAAAATCAGCAGCAACAACAAATGCGTCAACAGCAGTGGCAGCAACAACAACAGCAAAGACAACAACACATGCAACAACGTCAGCAACAAAATCAACAACAGCAGCAGAACCCGCAACGTCAGCAGCAACAAAGACCTCCGCAGGAGCAGCATCCATAA
- a CDS encoding TonB-dependent receptor family protein produces MKLIYTGFIFTSLFTLTNRYAAAQSKKDNDTSIVQLDSIRIRESRAKHLPDVSGTYIFAGKKTFTITPDAGRANLANSTIRTIFATVPGVNVWEMSGNGFQVNIGTRGTDTHRSNETNVRQNGYNTNSDLFGYPEAHYVPQFQAVQEIQIVRGSAALQFGSQFGGMVNYKMKEGDTSKVLGIESEQSAGSNHYFNSFNAVSGKSGKWSYYGYFASRTGDGWRKNSAFNGQWFYGNLKYQFNAKGSIALQFSRVNFREQDAGGLTDAQFNADRQQSTRSRNYFDPEINIPALLFNYNLGKRSKLEVTSHFIIGERNSVQFLNNPNVADTVNKKLNTYNPRQVDRDYYTGFTTEARFLTRYQLGNQTSTFTSGLRYFIEGTKRDQKGTGTTGSDYDLTLVNPYGIALNLHTHNYAAFAENTFQITSRFSVTPGARYEIINTSMDGVIDNATHYVAYKNNRHFPLFGTGLQYQLTNSSQLYGNISQAYRPFSYANIIPGNDLAIVDPNLKDSRGYSADLGYRGNINNIFNYDFDLYYVYYGNRIGNLTEVNANKQTYIYTTNIGNGVAKGIEMFTELSLWKLFDKESVQDIRLFNSLSYNHARYTSGSITAGSTNISLNGNWLEGTPTWINRTGLTYLNQHISTTLQFSYVGKNFTDANNTVFNPTGLSGIVPAYHVFDWSFNYSFLQHYHVFSNINNLLNAKYFTRRITILPGPGILPADGITFNVGFGVKI; encoded by the coding sequence ATGAAACTAATTTACACAGGTTTTATTTTTACTTCTTTATTCACCTTAACTAACCGCTACGCTGCTGCACAAAGCAAAAAAGATAATGACACTAGCATCGTACAACTGGATAGTATCAGGATACGGGAAAGCCGGGCTAAGCACCTGCCTGATGTAAGTGGCACCTACATTTTTGCCGGAAAAAAAACCTTTACCATAACGCCTGATGCGGGCAGAGCCAATTTGGCAAATAGCACCATCAGAACCATATTTGCTACAGTTCCAGGAGTGAATGTTTGGGAAATGAGCGGCAATGGCTTTCAGGTAAATATTGGCACCCGGGGTACTGATACACATCGTTCTAATGAAACCAACGTACGCCAGAATGGCTATAACACCAACTCCGATTTGTTTGGCTATCCTGAAGCTCATTATGTACCCCAATTTCAAGCTGTGCAGGAAATACAAATTGTACGTGGCTCAGCTGCATTACAATTCGGCAGTCAGTTTGGTGGCATGGTGAATTACAAAATGAAAGAAGGTGACACTAGTAAAGTATTAGGCATTGAAAGTGAGCAAAGCGCAGGTTCTAACCATTATTTCAACTCGTTTAATGCGGTAAGTGGGAAAAGCGGCAAATGGAGCTACTATGGTTATTTTGCTAGTCGTACTGGTGATGGCTGGCGTAAAAACTCGGCTTTTAACGGGCAGTGGTTTTATGGCAACTTAAAGTACCAGTTTAACGCAAAAGGTAGCATTGCCCTGCAATTTTCGAGGGTAAACTTTCGGGAGCAGGACGCGGGCGGCTTAACTGATGCCCAGTTTAATGCAGATAGACAACAATCTACCCGCTCGCGTAATTACTTTGATCCGGAAATTAATATACCTGCTTTACTATTTAATTATAATTTAGGTAAACGAAGTAAACTGGAAGTCACTTCACATTTTATAATTGGCGAACGTAACAGTGTACAATTCTTGAATAACCCTAACGTTGCTGATACAGTTAACAAAAAATTAAACACTTATAATCCGCGCCAGGTTGATCGTGATTACTATACCGGCTTTACTACAGAAGCCCGGTTTTTAACTCGTTACCAACTAGGCAATCAAACCAGTACCTTTACTTCTGGCTTAAGGTATTTTATAGAAGGTACCAAACGGGATCAAAAAGGCACCGGCACTACCGGTTCTGACTACGACTTAACCTTAGTGAACCCGTATGGTATAGCCTTAAATCTGCATACGCACAATTATGCCGCTTTTGCCGAGAATACTTTCCAGATTACTTCGCGCTTTTCAGTAACCCCTGGTGCCCGATATGAAATCATTAACACCAGTATGGATGGTGTAATTGATAATGCAACTCATTATGTAGCGTATAAAAACAATCGCCATTTCCCGCTTTTTGGAACAGGTTTACAGTATCAACTTACCAATAGCAGCCAGCTTTACGGTAATATTTCACAAGCTTACCGACCATTTTCATATGCCAACATTATTCCGGGTAATGATTTAGCTATAGTAGATCCGAACTTGAAAGACAGTCGTGGTTATAGTGCCGATTTAGGCTATCGGGGTAACATCAACAATATATTCAACTATGATTTTGATTTGTATTACGTTTATTATGGAAATCGTATTGGTAACCTGACTGAAGTAAACGCAAACAAACAAACCTACATTTACACTACGAACATTGGTAATGGCGTAGCAAAAGGCATTGAGATGTTTACGGAGCTGTCTTTATGGAAATTGTTTGACAAAGAATCGGTACAGGATATAAGATTATTTAATTCCTTGTCTTATAATCATGCCCGGTACACCAGTGGTTCAATTACTGCTGGCAGTACTAATATCAGCTTAAATGGTAATTGGCTTGAAGGTACTCCTACCTGGATTAATCGTACTGGATTAACTTACCTGAACCAGCATATTAGCACTACTTTGCAGTTTAGCTACGTAGGCAAAAACTTCACCGATGCCAACAATACGGTATTTAACCCTACTGGGCTAAGTGGCATCGTACCAGCATATCATGTTTTTGACTGGTCGTTCAACTATAGTTTTTTGCAGCATTATCATGTTTTCAGCAATATCAACAACCTTTTAAACGCTAAATACTTTACTCGTAGAATCACCATTTTACCAGGACCTGGCATATTACCTGCTGATGGCATTACCTTTAATGTTGGTTTTGGCGTTAAAATTTAA
- a CDS encoding isopenicillin N synthase family dioxygenase, with amino-acid sequence MSTVNIPRLDLNTYINGDAESRKAFSDAIGKAFNETGFVTIANHGLSKELIDKLYEQVKALFALPEDVKLKYEKPELAGQRGYTSKGKETAKGFKVPDLKEFWQIGQTVTDNDPVKDQYPQNVQVTELPEFNTVTREIYQKLETAGKSLLEAIATYLGLPQNYFDDKVHNGNSILRTLHYFPIENPDAVPADAVRAGAHEDINLITLLIGASADGLEVLTRDNEWFPVKAHGEDIVVNVGDMLQRLTNNKLKSTTHRVVNPPKEKMKESRYSVPFFLHPKSGMDLTSLPSTIDEQHPKLYSDMTAGEYLDERLREIGLKK; translated from the coding sequence ATGAGCACAGTAAATATTCCGCGACTCGATTTAAACACCTATATCAACGGTGATGCCGAAAGTCGCAAAGCGTTTTCGGATGCTATAGGTAAGGCTTTTAATGAAACCGGCTTTGTTACCATAGCTAATCATGGATTAAGCAAGGAGCTGATTGATAAATTATATGAGCAGGTGAAAGCTTTGTTTGCTTTACCCGAAGATGTAAAGTTAAAATATGAAAAGCCTGAATTAGCTGGTCAGCGTGGTTATACCAGCAAGGGGAAAGAAACTGCCAAAGGTTTTAAAGTGCCTGATTTAAAAGAATTTTGGCAAATAGGTCAAACTGTTACCGACAATGATCCAGTTAAAGATCAATATCCTCAAAACGTACAAGTAACCGAGCTGCCAGAGTTTAATACCGTAACCCGCGAGATTTATCAGAAGCTGGAAACAGCCGGAAAATCTTTGCTGGAAGCTATTGCTACTTACCTTGGTTTGCCGCAAAATTACTTTGATGATAAAGTACACAATGGCAACTCCATATTACGTACATTACATTATTTCCCAATTGAGAACCCGGATGCTGTACCAGCTGATGCCGTACGTGCAGGTGCTCACGAAGATATTAACCTAATTACTTTATTGATTGGCGCCAGTGCCGATGGTTTGGAAGTACTAACCCGCGACAATGAATGGTTCCCAGTAAAAGCACATGGTGAAGATATTGTGGTAAATGTAGGAGATATGCTGCAACGTTTAACCAACAATAAGCTTAAATCAACAACGCACCGGGTAGTAAACCCACCTAAAGAAAAAATGAAAGAATCACGTTATTCAGTGCCTTTCTTCTTACATCCAAAGTCAGGCATGGATTTGACCAGTCTGCCTTCAACCATTGATGAGCAACACCCTAAGCTGTACAGTGACATGACTGCCGGTGAATACTTAGACGAACGTTTACGTGAGATTGGTTTAAAAAAGTAA
- a CDS encoding chaperone modulator CbpM has protein sequence MNHEHLTAADEFCSYHHIEATFIRSLEDAGLVQITVVNQSRFIPESQLAQLERMVRLHRELDINLAGIEAITHLLQRVEAMQLEMQGLRNRLRIYE, from the coding sequence ATGAACCATGAGCATTTAACTGCTGCAGATGAGTTTTGCAGCTATCATCATATTGAAGCCACATTTATCCGATCACTGGAAGATGCCGGATTGGTGCAGATTACCGTAGTAAATCAAAGCCGCTTTATACCTGAAAGCCAATTGGCTCAGTTGGAGCGGATGGTAAGGCTACATCGTGAATTAGATATTAATCTAGCGGGTATTGAAGCTATAACGCATTTACTACAAAGGGTAGAAGCTATGCAGCTTGAAATGCAGGGCTTACGTAACCGTTTGCGGATTTATGAATAG
- a CDS encoding DnaJ C-terminal domain-containing protein, with protein MAFVDYYKILGIDKTASEKDIKNAYRKLARKYHPDLNPNDSEANKKFQELNEANEVLTDPEKRKKYDQYGENWQHAEAYEQARQQQQQSRSYSGYSGGGQDGGFNFESFGGDGGDFSDFFQSMFGSAGGAGRQQVRYRGQDYNAELQLSLQDAATTHKQTLTVNGKNIRITIPAGVENGQTIKIAGHGGAGANGGPIGDLYITFLVADDPRYKRNGNDLLATVKVDLYTAMLGGEITADTLTGQVKVKVKPETQNGTKVKLKGKGFPIYKKENEAGDLYITYEVQLPTNLSPRQKELFEELAKS; from the coding sequence ATGGCTTTTGTTGATTATTATAAAATATTAGGGATAGATAAGACAGCCAGCGAAAAAGATATTAAAAATGCTTATCGTAAGCTGGCTCGAAAATACCATCCTGACCTGAATCCGAATGACTCGGAGGCAAACAAAAAGTTTCAAGAACTAAATGAAGCTAATGAGGTATTAACTGATCCCGAAAAACGGAAGAAGTACGACCAATATGGCGAGAATTGGCAACATGCCGAAGCTTATGAACAAGCCCGACAGCAGCAGCAACAAAGTCGTAGCTATAGCGGTTATAGTGGCGGTGGTCAGGATGGTGGCTTCAACTTCGAATCGTTTGGTGGTGATGGTGGAGATTTTTCCGACTTTTTTCAATCTATGTTTGGTAGTGCTGGCGGTGCCGGTAGGCAACAGGTACGTTACCGTGGGCAGGATTATAATGCCGAATTGCAGCTCTCCTTACAGGATGCTGCTACTACGCACAAACAAACATTAACCGTTAATGGCAAAAACATACGCATTACCATACCTGCTGGTGTTGAAAATGGCCAAACTATTAAAATTGCGGGCCATGGCGGTGCAGGAGCCAACGGCGGCCCCATAGGTGATCTGTATATTACCTTCCTGGTAGCTGATGATCCACGTTATAAGCGCAATGGCAATGATTTGCTGGCTACTGTAAAAGTTGATTTGTATACCGCTATGCTGGGTGGAGAAATTACTGCCGATACTTTGACCGGGCAAGTAAAAGTGAAAGTGAAGCCGGAAACGCAAAATGGTACTAAAGTTAAACTGAAAGGAAAAGGTTTCCCAATTTATAAAAAAGAAAATGAAGCAGGCGATTTGTATATAACCTATGAGGTGCAATTGCCTACTAACTTGAGCCCTCGGCAAAAAGAGTTGTTTGAAGAGTTGGCTAAATCCTGA